One Dictyoglomus turgidum DSM 6724 DNA window includes the following coding sequences:
- the aspS gene encoding aspartate--tRNA ligase, with protein sequence MRRTHYCGELNAKNIGEKVYLSGWVHRIRHHGGLIFIDLRDRSGIVQLVFDPSISKESYDIADTVGNEWVISVEGKVRKRPEGMENPKIPTGEIEIEVEKIKIENTAKPLPFNLWTNKEIDEIVRLKYRYLDLRRDKMQSNIIFRHNFILSIRNFLAKNGFIEIETPYLIVSTPEGARDFIIPSRLQPGKFYALPQSPQLFKQILMVAGFDRYFQIARCFRDEDLRADRQPEFTQLDMEMSFIEVEDVFTIIEELFKTVLKEVMNIEINTPFPRLSYEDAMNTYGSDKPDLRYDLKIVDVTNILKDLPLEFIRSTIEKDGVIKGIVLKNIVPSRREWSIIENKVRELKGKGIMWFTYADGELKSSISKYLDENIKDKLIKNLNLKSGDSFFCIAGTWKDVVKILGILRLEVAELFNMEKKEGLFFLWITDFPLFEYDEEERRIVAEHHPFTSPKDEDIPLLDTNPLKVKAKCYDLVLNGTELGSGSIRIHKKEIQEKVFNILGITPEDAKKKFGFLLEAFEYGAPPHGGIALGIDRIIAILTNSNSLREVIAFPKTQSGTCLLTGAPSEVDPKQLEEVHIKVVYPEEKKEED encoded by the coding sequence TTGAGGAGGACTCATTATTGCGGAGAGCTTAATGCTAAAAATATAGGAGAAAAAGTATATTTAAGTGGTTGGGTGCACAGAATAAGACATCATGGGGGACTAATTTTTATTGACCTAAGAGATCGCAGTGGAATCGTTCAGTTAGTTTTTGATCCTTCTATATCCAAAGAAAGTTATGATATAGCAGATACAGTAGGTAATGAATGGGTCATATCAGTGGAAGGAAAGGTAAGAAAGAGACCAGAAGGAATGGAAAACCCAAAAATACCAACAGGAGAGATCGAAATTGAGGTAGAAAAAATAAAAATAGAAAACACTGCAAAGCCTTTACCATTTAATTTGTGGACAAACAAGGAAATAGATGAAATAGTAAGACTTAAATATAGGTACTTAGATCTTAGAAGAGATAAAATGCAATCAAACATAATATTTAGACACAATTTTATCCTATCCATTAGAAACTTCTTAGCTAAAAATGGATTTATAGAAATTGAAACACCTTACCTTATAGTGAGTACTCCAGAAGGAGCAAGAGATTTCATAATTCCAAGCAGACTTCAACCAGGAAAATTTTATGCCCTTCCCCAATCCCCTCAACTATTTAAACAAATTCTTATGGTTGCAGGGTTTGATAGATATTTCCAAATTGCTCGATGCTTTAGAGATGAAGATCTAAGAGCTGATAGACAACCAGAGTTTACTCAACTTGACATGGAGATGTCTTTTATAGAAGTGGAAGATGTATTTACTATAATAGAAGAGCTTTTTAAAACCGTACTAAAGGAAGTAATGAATATAGAGATAAATACTCCATTTCCAAGACTTTCTTACGAAGATGCAATGAACACTTACGGAAGTGATAAACCAGACTTAAGATATGATTTAAAGATAGTGGATGTTACCAATATTTTAAAAGATCTTCCTTTGGAATTTATCCGATCTACCATTGAAAAAGATGGTGTAATAAAAGGAATCGTACTTAAAAATATAGTGCCTTCAAGAAGAGAGTGGTCTATTATTGAAAATAAAGTTAGAGAATTAAAAGGAAAAGGTATTATGTGGTTTACATATGCCGATGGAGAACTGAAATCTTCCATAAGTAAATATTTAGATGAAAACATCAAGGATAAATTAATTAAGAATCTCAATCTTAAATCAGGAGATTCTTTCTTCTGCATAGCAGGCACTTGGAAAGATGTGGTCAAAATTCTTGGAATCTTGAGACTGGAAGTAGCAGAACTTTTTAATATGGAAAAGAAAGAGGGACTTTTCTTTCTATGGATTACTGATTTCCCACTATTTGAATATGATGAGGAAGAAAGAAGAATTGTTGCAGAACACCATCCCTTTACATCTCCAAAAGATGAAGATATACCCCTATTAGATACTAATCCATTAAAGGTAAAAGCTAAATGTTATGATTTAGTACTAAATGGAACAGAACTTGGAAGTGGGAGTATAAGAATACATAAAAAAGAAATACAGGAAAAAGTATTTAATATTTTAGGCATAACCCCGGAGGATGCTAAAAAGAAGTTCGGATTTTTACTTGAAGCTTTTGAGTATGGAGCACCACCCCATGGAGGAATTGCATTGGGTATTGATAGAATCATAGCTATACTGACCAACTCTAATTCTCTAAGAGAGGTTATAGCCTTCCCTAAGACTCAAAGTGGAACTTGTTTACTTACTGGTGCCCCATCAGAGGTTGATCCTAAGCAATTAGAAGAAGTCCATATAAAGGTAGTTTACCCTGAGGAGAAGAAAGAGGAGGATTAG
- the hisS gene encoding histidine--tRNA ligase: protein MSIGLPRGVQDILPDEIPFWHLIENIARSLFEKYNYEEIRTPIFEFTELFVKGTGETTDIVMKEMYTFQDKKGRSLTLRPEGTPGVIRAYLMNKIYTTKPIWKVYYIGPMFRYERPQSGRYRQFHQLGVEVLGRKDPYIDFEVISLAVEILKSLKLENLEIEINSLGCLKCRPAYREALKNYFYQYKDLLSPIDQERLERNPLRILDSKDEKIIPLKENAPQPLDFLCNDCKDHFDKVLRYLQEASLNFKISPKLVRGLDYYTRTVFEITTTSLGAQNAVVGGGRYDNLVETYGGPSTPGLGFALGMERLILLIKQQDKIKIEKPSLFFLAIENEKYIKKAVEISKILRINHRVEIGSPNEPLRTQLKWADKLNSDYVIFINQMIEKDILRIKNFKTGEEKEIRIENLKEL from the coding sequence ATGAGTATAGGACTTCCAAGAGGCGTACAAGATATACTTCCCGATGAAATACCTTTTTGGCATCTTATTGAAAATATCGCAAGGAGTTTATTTGAAAAATACAATTATGAAGAAATAAGAACTCCTATATTTGAATTCACAGAACTTTTTGTAAAAGGAACAGGTGAAACTACAGATATAGTAATGAAAGAAATGTACACTTTTCAAGATAAAAAAGGAAGATCTTTAACCTTGAGACCTGAAGGAACACCTGGGGTCATTAGAGCATATCTTATGAATAAAATTTATACAACAAAACCAATATGGAAAGTCTATTACATAGGACCTATGTTCAGATATGAAAGACCTCAATCAGGAAGATACAGACAATTTCACCAGTTAGGAGTTGAAGTCTTAGGAAGAAAAGACCCTTACATCGACTTTGAGGTTATAAGTTTAGCAGTAGAAATTCTAAAGAGCTTAAAACTTGAAAATTTAGAAATCGAGATAAACTCTTTGGGGTGTCTCAAATGCAGACCAGCTTATAGGGAAGCTCTTAAAAACTATTTTTACCAATACAAGGATCTTCTATCTCCTATAGATCAGGAAAGATTGGAAAGAAATCCTTTAAGAATCTTAGATTCAAAGGATGAAAAAATTATTCCTCTCAAAGAGAACGCTCCACAACCCCTTGATTTTCTGTGTAATGATTGTAAAGACCACTTTGACAAAGTACTTAGATACCTCCAAGAAGCAAGCTTAAATTTTAAGATAAGTCCAAAATTAGTAAGAGGTCTCGATTATTACACTCGAACAGTATTTGAGATAACCACTACATCTCTTGGAGCTCAAAATGCTGTGGTAGGCGGAGGAAGATATGATAACTTAGTGGAAACTTATGGTGGACCATCAACCCCAGGACTTGGTTTTGCTTTAGGTATGGAGAGACTAATTCTTCTTATAAAGCAACAAGACAAAATCAAGATAGAAAAACCCTCTCTTTTCTTCTTAGCAATTGAGAATGAAAAATATATTAAAAAAGCTGTGGAAATTTCAAAAATTCTTCGCATAAATCACAGAGTTGAGATAGGCTCTCCTAATGAACCTTTAAGAACTCAACTTAAGTGGGCAGATAAACTGAATTCTGACTATGTCATTTTTATAAACCAAATGATAGAAAAAGATATCTTAAGAATTAAAAATTTTAAAACAGGAGAAGAAAAAGAAATTAGAATAGAGAATCTTAAAGAATTATAA
- a CDS encoding MFS transporter, translating into MWNVIITGITSFLTDVSSEMFYPLISFYLLALGAGPAILGIVEGLAESIASLLKVYSGYVSDKIRKRKPITILGYSLSAIGKLFLYFANSWIGVFIGRISDRFGKGIRTAPRDALIAESVPENRGRAFGLHRTMDTLGAFLGVLLSILIIKSLNLPEASSNLSSYIPTFKTIILISLIPAILGVLVLFLVKETTPSRALNEKKRIKFQWKALDRKLKGFLIISLIFTLGNSSNQFLFLRSQNLGASLLDVLFLYLLYNLVYTIFSYPAGFLSDKIGRKRIIILGYIFYGLVYFGFGIASKFSQLWLLFTLYGLYTAFTEGVEKALISDLSPAHLRATVIGLHATLVGIGLFPASFIAGLLWSILGPQAPFIFGGIMGIGAAIGLMFIL; encoded by the coding sequence ATGTGGAATGTAATAATCACTGGAATTACAAGTTTTTTAACTGATGTAAGTTCGGAAATGTTTTATCCTTTAATTTCTTTCTATCTATTAGCCTTAGGAGCTGGTCCTGCTATCTTAGGTATAGTGGAAGGACTTGCTGAGAGCATAGCCTCACTTTTAAAAGTATATTCTGGATATGTCTCCGATAAAATCAGAAAAAGGAAACCAATTACAATTTTAGGATATAGCCTTTCTGCTATAGGAAAATTATTCTTGTATTTTGCCAATAGTTGGATTGGAGTTTTTATAGGAAGAATTTCTGATAGATTTGGAAAAGGAATAAGAACAGCCCCAAGGGATGCATTAATTGCTGAATCGGTACCCGAAAACCGTGGGAGAGCCTTTGGACTTCATAGAACTATGGATACCCTTGGAGCCTTTTTAGGAGTATTACTCTCTATCTTAATAATAAAAAGCCTAAATTTGCCAGAAGCAAGTAGCAATCTCTCAAGCTATATTCCAACTTTTAAAACCATAATCTTAATAAGCTTAATACCAGCTATCTTAGGAGTATTAGTGCTATTTCTTGTTAAAGAGACTACTCCTAGCAGAGCTCTAAATGAAAAGAAAAGAATAAAATTTCAATGGAAAGCTTTAGATCGTAAACTAAAGGGTTTTCTAATTATTTCTCTTATATTTACTTTAGGAAACTCATCAAACCAATTCCTATTTTTGAGGTCTCAAAATCTTGGAGCATCTTTATTAGATGTACTTTTTCTTTACCTATTATATAACTTAGTTTATACCATCTTTTCCTATCCTGCAGGATTTCTTTCCGACAAAATAGGTAGAAAAAGAATTATTATTTTAGGCTATATTTTCTATGGTTTAGTATATTTTGGGTTTGGAATAGCCTCAAAATTCAGTCAATTATGGTTGCTTTTTACTCTTTACGGACTTTACACTGCCTTCACAGAAGGCGTCGAAAAAGCATTAATTTCAGATCTTTCACCAGCACATTTAAGGGCAACAGTAATAGGTCTTCATGCTACTTTAGTAGGAATAGGGCTTTTCCCAGCATCTTTCATAGCAGGATTGCTATGGAGCATATTAGGGCCCCAAGCACCTTTTATATTTGGAGGAATAATGGGAATAGGAGCAGCTATAGGATTGATGTTTATACTATAA
- the dtd gene encoding D-aminoacyl-tRNA deacylase — MRAVIQRVKKASVKVNGELISQISQGLLIFLGISKKDKEEDIKILADKIADLRIFSDENGKMNLSIKEVNGDILVVSQFTLFADCRRGKRPDFTDAADKEKALDYYKKFVAYLKNKSEKVEEGIFQAYMEVELINDGPVTIILDTEDLKKPRRRKE, encoded by the coding sequence ATGAGAGCAGTAATACAAAGGGTAAAAAAGGCATCGGTAAAAGTAAACGGAGAACTTATAAGCCAAATCTCACAAGGTTTACTTATCTTTCTTGGAATAAGTAAGAAAGATAAGGAAGAGGATATAAAAATTCTTGCAGATAAAATAGCTGATTTGAGAATTTTTTCCGATGAGAATGGAAAAATGAACCTAAGTATAAAAGAGGTTAATGGAGACATTCTTGTAGTATCCCAATTTACCCTATTTGCTGACTGCAGAAGAGGGAAAAGACCAGATTTTACAGACGCTGCCGATAAAGAGAAAGCTCTTGACTATTATAAAAAATTTGTAGCATATCTAAAAAACAAGAGTGAAAAAGTAGAAGAAGGCATATTCCAAGCATACATGGAAGTAGAGCTAATAAATGATGGACCTGTTACTATTATCCTTGACACTGAAGATCTTAAAAAACCGAGGAGGAGAAAAGAATGA
- a CDS encoding RelA/SpoT family protein, whose product MKDATILLQELLEQGKEKYSSENLKRAFIFAENAHKGQVRKSGEPYITHPVEVAKILMNLGMEETVVIAGLLHDVLEDTNVTKEEIEKEFGKDVLSLVEAITKLEKLSFYPTEAYRAQNLRKMFIAMAKDIRVIIIKLADRLHNMQTLQYHEEEKQKRIAKETLEIYAPLAHRLGVWDIKWRLEDLAFRYLEPEKYHYVAKKVAETRKEREKFIEKAIEIIKEELKKAGINAEVTGRAKHLYSIYQKMLRRGIEIEEMYDLLGVRVIVNSEKECYEVLGIIHNLWKPVPGRFKDYIANKKSNNYQSLHTTVIAMDGKPLEVQIRTWEMHRIAEYGIAAHWLYKEEIKKPDSFEEKLSWLRQLLEWQKELTDDQEFLESIKSDLFEREIYVFTPKGDVIALPQGSTPIDFAYAIHTEVGHRCRGAKVNGRIVPLNYILQNGDIVEIITSKEEGKPSRDWLNIVKTTQAKNKIKQYFKKIAREETIEKAKELLENEIKRNEDWLKEFLQKTEISLNDLIEHSLGKSFLAESGFKETESFLLSIGTGDITPQQFIERFRREYKKEIVVTISPEEKKEQLVEGIEISGLDNIMMRIAECCHPIPGDKVIGYISKGRGIVIHRTDCPNLINLKKTHPEKIVPIEWQKIKGGKYKTGIEIEAIDRVGLLKDLIERVSQARINILDLATKVGKDGIARIKLIVEIDNPPAFYYLMEEIKKLSDIISVKRLQEFR is encoded by the coding sequence ATGAAAGATGCAACCATTCTATTACAAGAGTTATTAGAGCAAGGTAAAGAAAAGTATTCTTCTGAAAATCTGAAGAGAGCCTTTATTTTTGCTGAAAATGCCCACAAAGGACAAGTAAGGAAATCTGGTGAACCTTATATTACTCATCCTGTTGAGGTGGCTAAGATCTTAATGAATTTAGGCATGGAAGAAACTGTGGTTATTGCTGGACTTCTTCATGACGTTCTTGAAGATACTAATGTAACAAAAGAAGAGATTGAAAAAGAATTTGGAAAAGATGTACTCTCTTTGGTTGAAGCCATAACTAAGTTAGAAAAGCTAAGTTTCTATCCTACAGAAGCCTATAGAGCACAAAATTTGAGAAAAATGTTCATAGCAATGGCAAAAGATATAAGAGTAATAATAATAAAACTTGCTGACAGACTTCACAATATGCAAACTCTCCAATATCATGAAGAGGAAAAACAAAAAAGAATTGCAAAAGAAACCTTGGAAATATATGCTCCCCTCGCTCATAGGCTTGGAGTTTGGGATATAAAATGGCGATTGGAAGATCTGGCTTTTAGATACTTAGAACCTGAAAAATATCATTACGTAGCTAAAAAAGTAGCAGAGACCAGAAAAGAAAGGGAAAAATTCATCGAGAAAGCCATTGAGATAATAAAAGAAGAATTGAAAAAAGCAGGTATTAATGCAGAAGTAACAGGCAGAGCTAAACATCTATATAGTATTTATCAAAAAATGCTAAGAAGAGGAATTGAAATAGAAGAGATGTATGATCTCTTAGGAGTAAGGGTAATTGTTAACTCGGAAAAGGAATGCTATGAAGTATTAGGTATAATTCATAACCTTTGGAAGCCTGTTCCTGGAAGATTTAAAGATTACATTGCTAATAAAAAATCAAACAATTACCAATCTTTACATACAACAGTGATCGCCATGGACGGAAAACCATTAGAAGTACAAATAAGGACGTGGGAAATGCACCGAATAGCAGAATATGGTATAGCAGCTCATTGGCTCTATAAAGAAGAAATTAAAAAGCCTGATTCTTTTGAAGAAAAATTATCATGGTTAAGACAACTCCTTGAATGGCAAAAAGAATTAACCGATGATCAAGAGTTTTTAGAGTCCATAAAAAGTGATCTCTTTGAGAGGGAGATTTATGTTTTTACTCCTAAAGGAGATGTAATTGCTCTTCCTCAAGGTTCTACACCTATTGACTTTGCATATGCCATACATACTGAAGTTGGTCATCGATGCCGAGGTGCAAAAGTAAACGGAAGAATAGTTCCTTTGAACTATATTCTTCAAAATGGGGATATTGTAGAGATAATTACAAGCAAAGAAGAGGGTAAACCAAGTAGAGATTGGCTTAATATTGTAAAAACAACTCAAGCTAAAAATAAAATCAAACAATATTTTAAAAAGATTGCTAGAGAAGAAACTATAGAAAAGGCTAAAGAACTTTTGGAAAATGAAATAAAAAGAAACGAAGACTGGTTAAAGGAGTTTCTCCAAAAGACAGAGATAAGCCTAAATGATTTAATTGAACACTCCTTAGGAAAAAGCTTTTTAGCTGAGAGTGGATTTAAAGAGACGGAATCTTTTTTGCTAAGCATTGGCACAGGAGATATTACTCCTCAGCAATTCATAGAAAGATTTCGAAGAGAATATAAAAAGGAAATTGTAGTAACCATATCCCCTGAAGAAAAGAAGGAACAATTGGTAGAAGGAATAGAGATTTCAGGACTGGACAATATAATGATGAGAATTGCTGAATGCTGTCATCCAATTCCAGGAGATAAAGTAATAGGATATATCTCCAAAGGAAGAGGGATTGTTATCCATAGAACCGATTGTCCTAACCTGATAAACCTAAAAAAGACTCATCCTGAGAAAATTGTCCCTATAGAATGGCAAAAAATTAAAGGAGGAAAATATAAAACTGGGATAGAAATAGAGGCCATAGACAGGGTAGGACTACTTAAAGATCTTATTGAAAGAGTTTCTCAAGCAAGAATTAACATACTAGATTTAGCAACTAAAGTAGGAAAGGATGGAATAGCAAGAATAAAACTCATTGTGGAGATTGACAACCCTCCTGCCTTTTATTATCTTATGGAAGAGATTAAGAAATTATCTGATATTATTTCGGTAAAAAGATTACAAGAATTCCGATGA
- a CDS encoding TMEM165/GDT1 family protein: protein MDKIKILLSVFGVIFLAELGDKTQLAVLTLSVKTKSPFYVFLGASLALALVSFIGAYLGEALTRYIPRDTLEKIVGLIFILVGIWTIFKD from the coding sequence ATGGATAAAATTAAAATCCTGCTCTCAGTTTTTGGAGTTATTTTCTTGGCAGAGCTCGGGGATAAAACTCAACTTGCAGTATTAACTCTGTCTGTAAAAACAAAGTCCCCTTTTTATGTTTTTTTAGGCGCTTCTTTAGCCCTGGCTCTTGTAAGTTTTATTGGTGCATATCTAGGAGAGGCATTGACAAGATATATTCCAAGAGATACACTTGAAAAAATTGTAGGATTGATTTTTATATTGGTTGGAATTTGGACAATTTTTAAAGATTAA
- a CDS encoding NAD(P)-dependent malic enzyme: MNIYQESIELHRKHKGKIKIDSKIALKNKYDLSLAYTPGVAGVSEEIYKNNDEVYNLTIKANTVAVISDGSAVLGLGNIGPLSAIPVMEGKALLFKRFANIDAFPICLNTQDPEKIIEITYMIAPIFGGINLEDIAAPKCFIIEERLKKILDIPVFHDDQHGTAIVVYAALINALKLVNKKIHEVKIVILGAGAAGIAITKLLLREGAKNIRILDRNGIIYPGRKENMNEIKEEIARTINPEGEKGELKDALKGADVFIGVSQANLFPPEYIRLMNKDPIIFAMANPIPEIMPEEAKKEGVKIIGTGRSDYPNQINNLLAFPGVFRGAFTVRAKEINDEMKVAAAKAIASLVEEPQEDYLIPSPLDERVVPAVSFSVAKAAIETKVAKIFKDDNKIIEDIKQALGGE; the protein is encoded by the coding sequence ATGAATATTTATCAGGAATCTATTGAGCTTCATAGAAAACATAAAGGGAAAATAAAAATAGATTCAAAAATCGCCTTAAAGAATAAGTATGATCTTTCCTTAGCATATACTCCTGGAGTTGCAGGGGTTTCCGAAGAGATATACAAAAACAACGATGAAGTCTACAATCTAACCATTAAAGCAAACACTGTTGCAGTAATTAGTGATGGATCTGCAGTATTAGGATTAGGAAATATAGGGCCCTTAAGCGCCATACCAGTTATGGAAGGAAAAGCTTTACTTTTTAAAAGATTTGCTAATATAGATGCTTTCCCTATATGCTTGAATACCCAAGATCCAGAGAAGATTATTGAGATAACCTATATGATAGCCCCAATATTTGGGGGAATTAATTTAGAGGATATTGCTGCCCCTAAATGTTTTATAATAGAAGAGAGATTAAAAAAAATCTTAGATATCCCTGTGTTTCATGATGATCAACATGGTACTGCAATCGTAGTCTATGCTGCATTAATAAATGCTTTAAAACTTGTAAACAAAAAAATTCATGAGGTAAAAATAGTAATACTAGGAGCAGGAGCCGCTGGTATCGCTATAACTAAGCTTCTCCTGAGAGAAGGTGCTAAAAATATTAGGATCCTTGATAGAAATGGAATCATTTACCCTGGAAGAAAAGAAAATATGAATGAAATAAAAGAGGAGATAGCTCGTACAATTAATCCCGAAGGAGAAAAAGGTGAACTAAAAGACGCTTTAAAAGGAGCCGATGTATTTATAGGAGTTTCTCAGGCAAATCTCTTTCCCCCCGAATACATAAGATTGATGAACAAAGATCCTATAATTTTCGCGATGGCAAATCCTATTCCTGAAATTATGCCTGAAGAGGCAAAAAAAGAGGGAGTAAAAATAATAGGTACTGGAAGATCTGATTATCCCAATCAAATAAATAACTTACTTGCTTTTCCAGGAGTCTTTAGAGGAGCTTTTACCGTTAGAGCTAAAGAAATAAACGATGAAATGAAAGTTGCTGCTGCAAAAGCTATTGCTTCTTTAGTAGAAGAACCACAAGAGGATTATCTTATACCTTCCCCTCTTGATGAAAGAGTGGTTCCTGCAGTTTCTTTTTCTGTAGCTAAGGCAGCTATAGAAACAAAAGTAGCAAAAATTTTTAAGGATGATAATAAAATAATAGAGGATATAAAACAAGCTTTAGGAGGCGAATAG